In one Deinococcus psychrotolerans genomic region, the following are encoded:
- a CDS encoding branched-chain amino acid ABC transporter permease: MTTIPRTAPRNDRERTMRAAWMIGLGLLLLILPRLIYPVLALDILAWGLFAVAFDLLFGFSGLLSFGHAAFWGSSAYFTAYLLASGQSVPVAMLGGTLSALVLAVPIAYLSVRSAGIYFSMITLAFAQMVYFVALQWTDVTGGENGLQGFERPSLFGLDFSNSTTRYYFCLAVFAVGFYIAYRTVRSPFGQAQQAVRDNEQRAQSIGYNPVRFKFTAFMISAGLAGLAGSMYTFGHGVVSLDVTKWTTSGEVVMMTLLGGTATLFGPAVGAGLVLLLRDQLTTSSLPVGIVTGLVFVVVVLFFRAGVVGTVQGWLRRR; this comes from the coding sequence GTGACCACTATTCCCCGCACCGCCCCCCGCAATGACCGCGAGCGCACCATGCGTGCCGCATGGATGATCGGGCTGGGACTGCTGCTGCTGATCCTGCCCCGGCTGATCTACCCGGTGCTGGCGCTGGACATCCTGGCCTGGGGGCTGTTCGCAGTGGCCTTTGACCTGTTGTTCGGCTTCTCTGGCCTGCTGTCCTTCGGCCACGCTGCCTTCTGGGGCAGCAGCGCCTATTTCACTGCCTACCTGCTGGCCAGCGGTCAGAGTGTGCCTGTGGCCATGTTGGGTGGCACACTGAGTGCTTTGGTGCTGGCCGTGCCCATCGCTTACCTGAGTGTCAGAAGTGCCGGTATCTATTTCAGCATGATTACGCTGGCCTTCGCGCAGATGGTCTACTTCGTGGCGCTGCAATGGACCGACGTGACGGGCGGCGAGAACGGTCTTCAGGGCTTTGAGCGCCCCAGCCTGTTCGGACTGGATTTCAGCAACAGCACCACGCGCTATTACTTCTGTCTGGCTGTGTTCGCAGTGGGCTTTTACATCGCCTACCGCACGGTTCGCAGCCCCTTTGGACAGGCACAACAGGCGGTGCGCGACAATGAGCAACGCGCCCAGAGCATCGGCTACAATCCGGTGCGCTTCAAGTTCACCGCCTTCATGATCAGCGCCGGGCTGGCGGGTCTGGCCGGCAGCATGTACACCTTCGGCCACGGCGTGGTCAGTCTGGACGTGACCAAGTGGACCACCAGCGGCGAGGTTGTGATGATGACCTTGCTGGGTGGCACTGCCACATTGTTTGGCCCGGCGGTGGGTGCGGGTCTGGTGCTGCTGCTGCGTGATCAGTTGACCACTTCCAGTCTGCCTGTGGGCATCGTGACTGGTCTGGTCTTTGTCGTGGTGGTGCTCTTTTTCCGCGCTGGCGTCGTCGGCACGGTGCAGGGCTGGTTGCGTCGCCGCTGA
- a CDS encoding branched-chain amino acid ABC transporter permease yields MNTQLLLIQVFNGLVNGAFYALLSLGLAVIFGMLRIVNFMHGALYMLGAFTAFALGQAFGLGFWPALILAPLIVGALGMLLERTLLSRLYGLEPSYNLLLTFGLTLLTQDLVKQVMLSQFAVSSAPYTTPDILTGVVNLGSVVFPKYRLFVIALTLVICLVTWFVIEKTRVGAIIRASTENPSVTRSFGIDVSKWVTGVFGVGVGLAGLAGVLAAPIYSVEPYMGAELIITTFAVVVIGGLGSILGSVVTGFAVGVLAAVGAAIYPPIANTLVFVLMAIVLLVRPSGLFGLPEGTR; encoded by the coding sequence ATGAATACACAACTGCTGCTGATTCAAGTGTTCAACGGTCTGGTCAACGGGGCGTTCTACGCGCTGCTGAGCCTGGGCCTGGCGGTGATCTTCGGGATGCTGCGGATCGTCAACTTCATGCACGGGGCGCTGTACATGCTGGGGGCCTTCACCGCCTTCGCGCTGGGGCAGGCGTTCGGACTGGGCTTCTGGCCCGCGCTGATCCTGGCCCCGCTGATCGTGGGGGCGTTGGGCATGCTGCTGGAACGCACGCTGCTCTCACGCCTCTACGGTCTGGAACCCAGTTACAATCTGCTGCTCACCTTCGGCCTGACGCTACTGACTCAGGATCTGGTCAAACAGGTGATGCTCAGTCAGTTTGCCGTGTCCAGTGCGCCGTACACCACACCGGATATTTTGACGGGCGTGGTCAATCTGGGCTCTGTCGTCTTTCCCAAATACCGCCTGTTCGTGATCGCGCTGACGCTGGTGATCTGTCTGGTGACTTGGTTCGTGATTGAGAAGACGCGGGTGGGCGCAATCATCCGCGCCAGCACCGAGAATCCTAGTGTGACTCGCTCGTTCGGGATCGACGTGAGTAAATGGGTCACCGGCGTCTTCGGCGTGGGCGTGGGTCTAGCGGGGCTGGCCGGGGTGCTGGCCGCGCCGATCTACTCGGTGGAGCCGTACATGGGCGCGGAGCTGATCATCACGACCTTCGCGGTGGTGGTCATCGGTGGGCTGGGCAGCATCTTGGGCAGTGTGGTGACCGGCTTCGCGGTGGGCGTGCTGGCGGCAGTGGGCGCGGCGATTTACCCGCCGATTGCCAACACGCTGGTCTTTGTCCTGATGGCGATTGTGTTGCTGGTGCGCCCCAGCGGTCTATTCGGGCTGCCCGAGGGGACGCGGTGA
- a CDS encoding ABC transporter substrate-binding protein, producing MKKAKLTAIIAPTLVTAALLSVTAALAQGAKLSDNAIKIGVLTDLSGVYSELSGPGSVKAAQMAADDFMATNAAYKGKVQVIGVDHQNKADVASNKAAEMIDRQNVDVLMDLPTSSAALAASEVAKGKKIPVMVVTGGTTALTNEKCSKYTFHYAYDNFMLANGTGTAVTKRGGNSWYIIYPNYAFGQDLDRQMTAAIKENGGKLVTPSDATPFPNTDFSSYLLKAQSLKPKIFGTMQAGNDLVNVVKQYNEFGLKKQGIGLGIGLLFETDVAALGQDAYAGALATVPWYWNLDQRSRDWTAKFEKAFGKKPTWAQAGVYSATMTYLQAVSRAKSDNGDAVVKALEGYRFSDFFARSAYIRPQDHRVTLDVYTVQVKAKAQAKEAGDIFTKVATIPSAKAFAPVAETKCKF from the coding sequence CAGGGAGCCAAACTCAGCGACAACGCCATTAAAATCGGCGTGCTGACCGATCTTTCGGGCGTGTACTCGGAGCTGTCCGGCCCCGGCAGCGTCAAGGCCGCGCAGATGGCCGCCGACGACTTTATGGCCACCAACGCCGCCTACAAGGGCAAGGTGCAGGTCATCGGTGTGGATCACCAGAACAAAGCGGACGTCGCCAGCAACAAAGCTGCCGAGATGATTGACCGCCAGAACGTGGACGTGCTGATGGACTTGCCCACCAGCTCCGCTGCGCTGGCCGCCTCCGAAGTGGCCAAGGGCAAGAAGATTCCGGTGATGGTGGTCACCGGCGGTACCACCGCGCTGACCAACGAGAAGTGCAGCAAGTACACCTTCCACTACGCCTACGACAACTTCATGCTCGCCAACGGCACCGGCACTGCCGTGACCAAACGCGGCGGCAACAGTTGGTACATCATCTACCCCAACTACGCCTTCGGTCAGGATCTTGACCGGCAGATGACGGCGGCCATCAAGGAAAACGGCGGCAAGCTGGTCACTCCCAGCGATGCCACCCCGTTTCCCAACACTGATTTTTCCTCGTACTTGCTGAAGGCACAGAGCCTCAAGCCCAAGATCTTCGGCACCATGCAGGCGGGCAACGATCTGGTCAACGTGGTCAAGCAGTACAACGAGTTCGGCCTGAAAAAGCAGGGCATTGGTCTGGGCATCGGCCTGCTGTTTGAAACCGACGTGGCGGCGCTGGGGCAGGACGCCTACGCGGGCGCACTGGCCACCGTGCCGTGGTATTGGAACCTGGATCAGCGCAGCCGCGACTGGACGGCCAAGTTCGAGAAAGCCTTCGGCAAGAAACCCACCTGGGCGCAGGCCGGGGTTTACAGCGCCACCATGACCTACCTTCAGGCCGTATCCCGCGCCAAGAGCGATAACGGCGACGCGGTGGTCAAGGCGCTGGAAGGCTACCGCTTCAGCGACTTCTTCGCCCGCAGCGCCTATATCCGCCCGCAGGATCACCGCGTGACGCTGGACGTCTACACCGTGCAGGTCAAGGCCAAAGCGCAGGCCAAGGAAGCGGGCGACATCTTTACCAAGGTGGCCACCATTCCTTCCGCCAAAGCGTTTGCGCCCGTGGCCGAAACCAAGTGCAAATTCTGA